In 'Nostoc azollae' 0708, the following are encoded in one genomic region:
- a CDS encoding FkbM family methyltransferase gives MIPEYQIEQVDLLKVDVEKSELDVLLGIETEDWKKIKLVFVEVHDLDDRLDKISNSLKDQGFANIKVEKEAILNRYNIFSLYAW, from the coding sequence ATTATCCCTGAATATCAAATTGAGCAAGTTGATTTACTAAAAGTAGATGTAGAAAAAAGTGAACTAGATGTATTGTTGGGTATCGAAACTGAGGATTGGAAAAAGATTAAGCTAGTATTTGTGGAAGTACACGATTTAGATGATCGTCTAGACAAGATAAGTAATTCACTGAAAGATCAAGGATTTGCAAATATTAAGGTTGAAAAAGAAGCAATACTTAATAGATATAATATTTTTAGTTTGTATGCTTGGTGA
- the hisF gene encoding imidazole glycerol phosphate synthase subunit HisF, giving the protein MLSKRILPCLDVKAGRVVKGINFVDLKDAGDPVELAKVYNEAGADELVFLDITATHEDRDTIVDVVYRTAEQVFIPLTVGGGIQTLENVKGLLRAGADKVSINSAAVRNPDLINQASDRFGNQCIVVAIDARRRLNPENPGWDVYVSGGRENTGIDALYWAEEVTKRGAGELLITSMDADGTQAGYDLELTRVIAQSVQVPVIASGGAGNCEHIHDALTTGKAEAALLASLLHYGQLSVAQIKTYLLERSVPVRIPC; this is encoded by the coding sequence ATGTTGTCTAAAAGAATCTTACCTTGCTTGGATGTCAAGGCGGGAAGAGTTGTCAAAGGAATTAACTTTGTAGATCTCAAGGATGCAGGTGATCCAGTAGAACTGGCCAAGGTTTATAACGAAGCTGGTGCTGATGAGTTAGTGTTTCTCGATATTACAGCGACTCATGAAGACCGAGACACGATTGTTGATGTGGTTTACCGGACTGCGGAACAGGTCTTCATTCCATTGACTGTGGGAGGAGGAATTCAAACCTTAGAAAATGTTAAAGGTTTGTTACGAGCCGGCGCTGACAAGGTTAGTATTAATTCTGCCGCAGTCCGCAATCCAGATTTAATTAATCAGGCAAGTGATCGCTTCGGGAACCAGTGTATTGTAGTTGCTATTGATGCCAGGCGCAGACTCAACCCCGAAAACCCAGGTTGGGATGTGTATGTGAGTGGAGGCAGGGAGAATACTGGTATTGATGCCTTATATTGGGCAGAAGAAGTAACAAAACGGGGAGCGGGAGAATTGTTGATTACAAGTATGGACGCAGATGGAACTCAAGCTGGTTATGACCTAGAGTTAACACGAGTGATCGCTCAATCAGTCCAAGTTCCTGTTATAGCCTCTGGTGGTGCTGGAAACTGTGAACACATCCACGATGCCTTAACCACAGGCAAAGCAGAAGCAGCATTACTGGCATCCCTATTACATTACGGACAATTAAGCGTGGCACAAATTAAAACTTACCTACTAGAACGATCTGTTCCAGTACGAATCCCTTGTTAA
- the gshB gene encoding glutathione synthase, translating to MKLAFIIDPIHQLDPGHDTSVALMEAAQKLGHGVWVTQTNLLSVVKGKAWALLQQVELVPVEVVEGRWLAANPWYNLRECSFTLLETMDAVFMRTDPPVNDAYLYATYTLDYIDQNKTLVINNPSGIRAANEKMYALQFSQCIPETIVSADKQVIRQFVEAKGSTVLKPLGNKAGEGILFLQSGDRNFNSIVELSTLQGRLPVMVQNYLPEAKEGDKRIILLNGKPIGALNRLSSGSDFRNNMAAGGTVAQTEITPREQEICGLLADKLSQDGLIFVGIDVIGGYLTEVNVTSPTGIREIDRLDGTCLGHQVIQWLEKKV from the coding sequence GTGAAACTGGCTTTTATTATTGATCCCATCCATCAGCTTGACCCTGGTCATGATACCAGTGTTGCTCTTATGGAAGCTGCACAAAAGTTAGGACATGGAGTTTGGGTTACACAGACAAACCTGTTGAGTGTGGTGAAAGGAAAAGCTTGGGCTTTGCTTCAGCAGGTGGAACTTGTACCAGTGGAGGTGGTGGAGGGGCGTTGGTTAGCAGCGAATCCTTGGTATAACTTGAGGGAATGTTCTTTTACTCTCTTAGAAACAATGGATGCTGTGTTTATGCGGACAGATCCACCAGTTAATGATGCTTATTTATATGCAACTTATACTCTGGATTATATTGACCAAAATAAAACCTTGGTGATTAACAATCCCAGTGGTATCAGAGCCGCAAATGAAAAAATGTATGCTCTCCAATTTAGCCAATGTATTCCCGAAACAATTGTCAGTGCTGATAAACAGGTGATCCGCCAATTTGTAGAGGCCAAGGGTTCAACGGTTCTTAAACCACTGGGGAATAAAGCTGGGGAGGGGATTTTATTTTTGCAATCAGGTGATCGCAATTTTAACTCTATTGTCGAACTGAGTACCCTTCAAGGTCGATTACCAGTAATGGTACAGAACTATCTACCAGAAGCGAAAGAGGGAGACAAGCGGATTATTTTGCTCAATGGTAAACCCATAGGGGCACTCAATCGTCTCTCCAGTGGCAGCGATTTTCGTAATAATATGGCAGCTGGCGGCACTGTGGCACAAACGGAAATTACACCAAGAGAGCAGGAAATTTGCGGCTTATTAGCCGACAAACTGAGTCAAGACGGTTTAATTTTCGTTGGCATTGATGTCATTGGTGGATACCTTACAGAAGTCAATGTCACCAGTCCTACAGGGATTCGGGAAATTGATCGTCTGGATGGAACTTGCCTTGGTCATCAGGTTATTCAATGGTTAGAAAAGAAGGTATAG
- a CDS encoding photosystem II manganese-stabilizing polypeptide translates to MRYRALIVAFLALCLGLITACSDAPSTNSRDLLTYEQIRGTGLANKCPQLSETSRGSIALDGTQSYSIKELCLEPTNYFVKEEPANKRQEAEFVAGRLLTRYTSTIDQVQGDLKINPDNSLTFVEKDGLDFQAITVKLPGGELVPFLFTIKNLVAQTQPNLTSINTSTDFEGTFKVPSYRGAAFLDPKGRGVVSGYDNAVALPAQADDEDLTRTNVKRAEILSGKISLQVAKIDSSTGEIAGTFVSEQPSDTDLGAGEPKEVKIRGLFYGRVEPNRA, encoded by the coding sequence ATGAGGTATCGTGCTTTAATCGTTGCATTCTTAGCTTTATGCTTAGGGCTAATCACTGCTTGTAGTGATGCACCCTCTACTAACAGCAGAGACTTACTTACTTACGAACAAATTCGAGGCACTGGTTTGGCTAACAAATGCCCTCAGTTGTCAGAAACAAGCCGTGGTTCTATTGCCCTAGATGGCACTCAGTCATACAGCATCAAGGAACTTTGCTTAGAACCTACCAATTACTTTGTCAAAGAAGAACCTGCTAACAAACGGCAAGAAGCAGAATTTGTAGCTGGTAGATTGTTGACAAGATATACTTCCACCATTGACCAAGTACAAGGCGACCTAAAAATCAATCCAGATAATAGTCTCACCTTTGTAGAAAAAGATGGTCTTGACTTCCAAGCCATCACTGTCAAACTTCCTGGTGGGGAACTAGTTCCTTTCCTCTTTACCATTAAAAACCTGGTTGCACAAACACAGCCTAATTTGACCAGTATCAACACCTCTACAGACTTTGAAGGCACTTTTAAGGTTCCTTCCTATCGTGGTGCTGCTTTCCTAGATCCCAAAGGTCGTGGTGTGGTTTCTGGTTATGATAATGCTGTGGCTTTGCCAGCCCAAGCGGATGATGAAGATTTGACTCGCACTAACGTTAAGCGTGCAGAAATCCTCAGTGGCAAAATTTCTTTACAAGTTGCCAAAATAGATAGCTCTACCGGAGAAATCGCTGGTACTTTCGTGAGTGAACAGCCTTCTGATACAGATTTAGGTGCAGGTGAACCTAAAGAGGTCAAAATTCGTGGTTTATTCTACGGTCGAGTAGAACCTAATCGCGCCTAA
- the ftsZ gene encoding cell division protein FtsZ, whose amino-acid sequence MTLDNNQELTYKNSQTLGQPGLSLAINSNNPFGSSGLNFGQSNDSKKMVENSRIGEIVPGRVANIKVIGVGGGGGNAVNRMIESDVSGVEFWSINTDAQALTLAGAPSRLQIGQKLTRGLGAGGNPAIGQKAAEESRDEIATALEGADLVFITAGMGGGTGTGAAPIVAEVAKEMGALTVGVVTRPFVFEGRRRTTQAEQGIEGLKSRVDTLIIIPNNKLLEVIPEQTPVQEAFRYADDVLRQGVQGISDIITIPGLVNVDFADVRAVMADAGSALMGIGVSSGKSRAREAAIAAISSPLLECSIEGARGVVFNITGGSDLTLHEVNAAAETIYEVVDPNANIIFGAVIDDRLQGEVRITVIATGFTGEIQAAPQQNVANVRVVTPTNTRKPTPQPTVNQPNTTTPEPKEKPVLDIPDFLQRRRTPPKN is encoded by the coding sequence ATGACACTTGATAATAACCAAGAGCTTACCTATAAAAATTCCCAAACCCTGGGACAGCCAGGGTTATCTTTGGCAATTAATTCCAACAATCCCTTTGGTAGTTCTGGGCTGAACTTCGGACAAAGTAATGATAGTAAAAAGATGGTTGAAAACAGCCGCATTGGTGAAATTGTTCCTGGACGAGTCGCCAATATTAAAGTGATTGGTGTCGGTGGTGGCGGAGGTAATGCTGTTAACCGCATGATTGAATCTGATGTCTCTGGGGTTGAGTTTTGGTCAATTAATACCGATGCCCAAGCTCTTACCTTAGCTGGCGCTCCCAGTCGATTGCAGATCGGACAAAAACTAACAAGAGGTTTAGGTGCAGGGGGTAATCCTGCCATTGGTCAAAAGGCAGCAGAGGAATCTCGTGATGAAATTGCCACGGCTTTAGAAGGTGCAGACCTGGTATTTATCACCGCCGGGATGGGGGGTGGAACTGGTACAGGTGCAGCCCCAATTGTGGCAGAAGTGGCCAAAGAAATGGGCGCTTTGACTGTGGGTGTAGTTACCCGGCCATTTGTGTTTGAAGGACGACGACGCACCACCCAAGCTGAACAAGGAATTGAAGGATTAAAGAGTCGGGTAGATACCTTGATCATTATCCCCAACAACAAGCTGTTGGAAGTAATTCCTGAACAAACACCAGTACAAGAAGCGTTTCGCTATGCTGATGATGTCCTACGTCAAGGGGTGCAAGGTATTTCTGACATCATTACGATCCCTGGTTTAGTTAATGTTGACTTTGCTGATGTACGTGCTGTCATGGCAGATGCAGGATCAGCATTGATGGGAATTGGTGTAAGTTCTGGCAAATCTAGAGCCAGAGAAGCAGCAATCGCAGCTATTTCTTCACCATTATTAGAATGCTCGATTGAAGGAGCTAGAGGAGTTGTGTTCAACATTACTGGTGGTAGCGACTTGACTCTACATGAAGTGAATGCTGCGGCAGAAACAATTTATGAAGTAGTTGATCCCAACGCTAATATAATTTTCGGCGCAGTAATTGATGACCGACTGCAAGGAGAAGTCAGAATTACTGTTATTGCGACTGGGTTTACAGGCGAAATCCAAGCTGCACCACAACAAAATGTGGCTAACGTTAGAGTTGTAACTCCTACAAATACGAGGAAACCTACACCACAACCAACGGTTAATCAACCAAATACAACAACTCCAGAACCCAAGGAAAAACCAGTATTAGATATTCCTGATTTTCTCCAACGGCGACGCACACCACCTAAAAATTAA
- a CDS encoding tetratricopeptide repeat protein — protein sequence MIKIVGIFLSLLLMFGFCIPVMAQSQPIATQELQLGDELANKAFAATNRGDFVAAEDYWTQIIEKFPINAGAWINRGNSRVSQNKLEAALTDYNKAIELAPNLTDPYLNRGTALEGLGKWEDAIADYNYVLALDPNDAMAYNNRGNAKTGLGKWEDAISDYQKATAIAPNFAFARANYALALYETGQTDKAIREMRNIVRKYPKFADMRAALTAAYWVGGQKGEAESNWVAAYGLDTRYKDMDWVTNIRRWPPSMVAALDKFLKLN from the coding sequence ATGATTAAGATAGTTGGTATTTTCTTGAGTTTATTACTGATGTTTGGCTTTTGTATACCAGTGATGGCACAATCCCAACCAATTGCCACCCAAGAGTTACAACTAGGGGATGAGTTGGCAAATAAGGCGTTTGCGGCTACTAATAGGGGTGATTTTGTAGCAGCTGAAGACTATTGGACACAGATTATTGAAAAGTTTCCTATTAATGCAGGTGCTTGGATTAATCGCGGTAATTCTCGCGTGAGTCAAAATAAGTTGGAAGCAGCACTGACGGATTACAACAAAGCGATTGAGTTAGCACCAAATCTTACAGATCCCTATTTAAATCGGGGAACAGCGTTGGAAGGTTTGGGAAAATGGGAAGATGCGATCGCAGATTATAATTATGTCCTGGCACTAGATCCCAATGATGCCATGGCGTACAACAATCGAGGTAACGCTAAAACAGGTTTGGGAAAATGGGAAGATGCGATCTCAGATTACCAAAAAGCTACAGCAATCGCTCCTAATTTTGCCTTCGCTCGTGCTAATTATGCCTTGGCACTCTATGAAACTGGTCAAACAGATAAAGCTATCCGAGAAATGCGAAATATTGTTCGTAAATATCCTAAGTTTGCTGATATGCGTGCTGCTTTAACCGCTGCTTACTGGGTTGGAGGACAAAAAGGTGAAGCTGAAAGTAACTGGGTAGCAGCTTACGGACTTGATACACGCTATAAAGATATGGATTGGGTAACAAATATCCGTCGGTGGCCACCCAGTATGGTAGCAGCCTTGGACAAATTTTTAAAACTAAACTAG
- a CDS encoding RNA polymerase sigma factor SigF gives MPTTATNELKHEISQLLREYQQCPSERLRNQLVKVNFGLVRKEAHYWINQCQESYDDLIQVGCLGLIRAIEKFELSKGNAFSSYAIPYIRGEIQHYLRDKGVTMRIPRRWLALQQQAIGLSRSLREKYNRQPTDAELAAVLAISLSEWEEIKLAWMNRSPLSLDVPIKDGEEGASCLGELVPDPHYRSFQLAQEDQIRLQQALVQLENRTREVLECVFLQDLTQKQVAEHLGISVVTVSRRVKKGLDLLKYLMGVAED, from the coding sequence ATGCCTACTACAGCCACGAACGAACTCAAACATGAGATTTCCCAATTATTGCGAGAGTATCAGCAATGTCCCTCAGAACGTCTCCGCAATCAATTAGTGAAAGTAAATTTTGGACTAGTGAGAAAAGAAGCTCATTACTGGATTAATCAATGCCAAGAAAGCTACGATGATTTGATCCAGGTCGGCTGTTTGGGCTTGATTAGAGCTATTGAAAAATTTGAACTTTCTAAAGGAAATGCTTTTAGTTCTTACGCCATTCCTTATATTCGTGGAGAAATTCAACATTACCTCCGAGATAAAGGCGTGACTATGCGAATCCCCAGACGATGGTTGGCACTGCAACAACAAGCAATAGGACTGTCCCGTTCTTTACGCGAAAAATATAACCGCCAACCTACTGATGCGGAATTAGCAGCAGTATTGGCAATTTCCCTGAGTGAATGGGAGGAAATTAAATTAGCATGGATGAATCGCTCCCCCTTGAGTCTTGATGTACCCATAAAAGATGGAGAAGAAGGTGCTTCCTGTTTGGGTGAACTAGTTCCAGATCCTCATTACCGCAGTTTTCAACTGGCTCAAGAAGACCAAATTCGTCTACAACAAGCATTGGTACAGCTGGAAAATCGTACCCGCGAAGTTTTAGAGTGTGTATTTTTGCAAGATTTGACACAGAAGCAAGTTGCAGAACATTTGGGCATTAGTGTAGTTACTGTGTCTCGTAGAGTCAAAAAAGGACTGGATTTGTTGAAATATCTTATGGGTGTAGCAGAAGATTAA
- the ruvB gene encoding Holliday junction branch migration DNA helicase RuvB: MAIISSKKQPPEPNRQPKQQRESAKAPSQKAPPHENILQPDAAINEEGRQEESIRPQRFADYIGQKDLKDVLDIAIEAAKSRGEIIDHLLLYGPPGLGKTTMAMILASEMGVNCKITSAPALERPRDIVGLLVNLKPGDVLFVDEIHRLSRMTEEILYPAMEDYRLDITVGKGSSARIRSIPLSKFTLVGATTRVGALTSPLRERFGLIQKLRFYEVDELSRIVIRTAELLKTTVNCSGATEIAKRSRGTPRIANRLLKRVRDYAEVKSRTEINETVAAEALQLFQVDPCGLDWTDRKMLSVIIENFNGGPVGLETLAAATGEDTQTIEEVYEPYLMQIGYLSRTPRGRVATKAAYQHMGFKPPNEQLSLL; the protein is encoded by the coding sequence ATGGCGATAATCTCCTCGAAAAAACAGCCTCCAGAACCCAACAGACAACCAAAGCAGCAGCGGGAGTCAGCCAAAGCACCTTCCCAAAAAGCACCCCCCCATGAAAATATACTGCAACCGGACGCAGCTATTAATGAAGAAGGTAGGCAAGAAGAGAGTATTCGACCCCAGCGATTTGCTGATTACATTGGGCAGAAAGATTTAAAGGATGTGCTAGATATTGCTATTGAAGCAGCTAAGTCTAGGGGTGAGATTATAGATCATCTGCTGCTGTATGGCCCTCCTGGTTTGGGTAAAACCACAATGGCGATGATTTTGGCTTCCGAAATGGGGGTTAATTGCAAAATTACCAGTGCCCCAGCTTTGGAACGTCCAAGGGATATAGTTGGCTTATTGGTTAATCTCAAGCCAGGTGATGTGTTGTTTGTCGATGAAATACACCGACTATCGCGGATGACTGAAGAAATTCTCTATCCGGCAATGGAAGATTATCGCTTGGATATTACTGTAGGTAAAGGTTCTAGTGCCAGAATTAGAAGTATACCGTTGTCCAAATTTACTTTGGTGGGAGCTACAACCCGTGTTGGTGCGCTAACTTCACCTTTGCGCGAGCGCTTTGGCTTAATTCAAAAACTGCGATTTTATGAAGTGGATGAACTCAGTAGAATTGTTATCCGCACTGCTGAATTGTTAAAGACTACAGTTAACTGCAGTGGTGCTACTGAAATTGCTAAACGTTCACGGGGAACTCCCAGGATTGCAAATAGGTTGCTAAAGAGAGTACGTGATTATGCTGAAGTTAAATCTAGAACGGAAATTAATGAAACCGTTGCTGCAGAAGCTTTACAATTATTCCAAGTTGATCCTTGTGGATTAGATTGGACAGATAGGAAAATGTTAAGTGTCATTATTGAAAACTTTAATGGTGGTCCAGTGGGATTAGAAACTCTAGCCGCAGCGACTGGAGAAGATACCCAAACCATTGAAGAAGTCTATGAACCTTATTTAATGCAAATTGGTTATTTAAGCCGGACTCCTCGCGGTAGGGTAGCGACTAAGGCAGCTTATCAACACATGGGCTTTAAGCCACCTAATGAGCAGTTATCTTTGTTATGA
- a CDS encoding cell division protein FtsQ/DivIB, giving the protein MASIVSISRKDLAQRREKLRWQRQMKIIQTIWRTFAVSGLAGGLLWLIIQPMWVLKAPTQIVMISGNQFLSEQTIQSLLVLSYPQSLWRIEPSAIAESLEQQPAIAKATVSRRLFPPGLVIEIQERFPVAITHTLPLSKITSCNTQPQFSDRSGAKLTPPCLKNSSSQRKQTDVGLLDASGALIPLEKYTSLNSSGKLPSLKVVGPPEQYRPYWTQMYQAVSQSSVKVMEIDCQDPANLILKTELGNVHLGLPNAQLPQKIKVLVQMRHLPAKFNPGQIAYIDLKNPDSPLVQVNQ; this is encoded by the coding sequence ATGGCCAGTATAGTCTCAATTTCCCGCAAGGATTTAGCCCAGAGGCGTGAAAAATTACGTTGGCAACGGCAGATGAAAATTATCCAGACTATTTGGCGAACATTCGCCGTGAGTGGTCTAGCAGGCGGATTACTCTGGCTGATTATCCAACCAATGTGGGTGCTAAAAGCACCTACACAAATAGTTATGATATCCGGTAATCAATTCTTATCTGAGCAGACAATTCAGTCGCTTCTGGTGCTATCTTATCCCCAATCCTTGTGGCGAATTGAGCCTTCTGCTATTGCCGAATCATTGGAACAACAACCTGCGATCGCAAAAGCAACTGTCAGCCGTCGTTTGTTTCCCCCTGGTTTAGTCATTGAAATCCAGGAAAGATTTCCAGTTGCAATTACTCACACCCTCCCGTTGTCAAAAATAACTAGCTGCAATACTCAACCCCAATTCTCAGATAGGTCTGGTGCAAAACTAACACCACCATGTCTGAAAAATAGTAGTTCTCAGAGAAAACAGACTGATGTGGGTTTACTAGATGCTAGTGGGGCTTTGATCCCCCTGGAAAAATACACTTCCCTAAATTCTAGCGGTAAATTACCGAGTCTTAAAGTTGTGGGTCCACCAGAACAATACCGCCCTTACTGGACTCAAATGTATCAAGCTGTCAGTCAAAGTTCTGTCAAAGTCATGGAAATTGATTGTCAAGATCCCGCAAATTTAATATTGAAAACCGAGTTAGGAAATGTGCATCTTGGTTTACCCAATGCCCAACTACCTCAAAAAATCAAGGTACTCGTCCAAATGAGACATTTACCTGCAAAATTTAATCCTGGACAGATAGCATATATTGATCTTAAAAATCCTGACTCTCCATTAGTACAAGTGAATCAGTAA
- the hflX gene encoding GTPase HflX, with protein sequence METIFGNLQGLKSSQRKQLQRLYHQRISGDRVTTPEFAQRLAAISTELNQPVCTYLNRRGHVVRVGVGTPCQTQIPPLELPRYSAQRLSGIRCIATHLKAEPPNEAALTAMALQRLDALVVLNITGTGFTRRGGGSTGYVKEAYLAHLLANSKQLLFTQSSGQSSGITIPDTNLYSSVSPPLSLDAIADEDFLDLVESLEEEFSREYIAQEVDADHDRVVIVGVLTDKMTSQQFQDTILELARLVDTAGGDVLQTLQQKRLRIHPQTVIGEGKVQEVALTAQTLGANLVVFDRDLSPTQVRNLEAQIGIRVVDRTEVILDIFAQRAQSGAGKLQVELAQLEYMLPRLTGRGRAMSRLGGGIGTRGPGETKLETERRAIQKRISRLQQEVNQLQAHRCRLRQRRQHREVPSVALVGYTNAGKSTLLNALTNAEVYTADQLFATLDPTTRRLIIPHVGTSELQETLITDTVGFIHELPNSLMDAFRATLEEVTEADALIHLVDLSHPAWLSHIRSVRDILAQMPITPGPCLVVFNKIDQVDSEALALAREEFPLAVFISASQRLGLETLRQRLSQLIQYAVDGDC encoded by the coding sequence ATAGAGACTATCTTCGGAAACCTCCAAGGTTTAAAGTCCAGCCAGCGGAAACAACTACAGCGGCTGTACCACCAGCGTATATCGGGTGATCGCGTTACAACACCAGAGTTCGCCCAACGCCTGGCTGCAATTAGCACGGAATTAAATCAGCCTGTATGTACCTACCTCAACCGTCGCGGACACGTCGTCCGGGTGGGGGTAGGCACTCCATGTCAAACCCAAATTCCACCACTAGAACTGCCTCGTTACAGTGCACAACGTCTTAGCGGTATCCGTTGTATAGCTACCCATCTCAAGGCAGAACCACCAAATGAGGCAGCACTGACAGCAATGGCGCTACAACGGTTAGATGCTCTCGTAGTTCTGAATATTACCGGCACGGGATTTACCCGAAGGGGTGGTGGTTCAACTGGGTACGTGAAAGAAGCTTATTTAGCTCATTTGCTAGCCAATAGCAAGCAGTTGCTTTTCACTCAGTCTTCGGGTCAATCTTCGGGAATTACCATCCCAGACACAAACCTATATTCCAGCGTATCGCCACCTCTAAGTTTAGATGCGATCGCCGACGAGGATTTTCTGGACTTGGTGGAAAGTCTAGAAGAAGAATTCAGTCGGGAATATATCGCCCAGGAAGTAGATGCTGACCATGATCGCGTGGTCATTGTCGGGGTGTTAACTGATAAGATGACTTCCCAACAATTCCAAGACACCATACTAGAACTAGCGCGGTTAGTAGATACAGCCGGTGGTGATGTCTTGCAGACGCTACAACAAAAGCGATTGCGCATTCATCCCCAAACCGTTATTGGTGAAGGAAAAGTCCAAGAAGTAGCTCTCACAGCTCAAACCCTGGGAGCTAATCTTGTGGTTTTTGACCGCGACCTCTCACCGACTCAAGTCCGCAACCTAGAAGCGCAAATTGGTATCAGAGTTGTTGACCGCACAGAAGTAATCTTAGATATCTTTGCCCAACGTGCCCAATCTGGTGCAGGCAAATTACAAGTCGAACTCGCGCAGTTGGAATATATGCTGCCACGACTCACCGGCAGAGGCCGTGCCATGTCCCGACTAGGGGGTGGGATAGGGACTCGTGGACCTGGTGAAACCAAACTAGAAACGGAACGCCGGGCAATTCAAAAGCGTATATCTCGACTGCAACAAGAAGTTAACCAGTTGCAAGCACATCGTTGTCGGTTACGTCAACGGCGACAACATCGGGAAGTTCCTTCAGTTGCGTTAGTGGGTTATACCAACGCTGGCAAGTCCACCTTGCTCAACGCCCTCACTAACGCCGAAGTTTATACAGCCGACCAACTTTTTGCTACACTTGACCCCACCACACGCCGCTTGATTATTCCCCATGTGGGTACAAGTGAACTACAGGAAACCCTAATTACAGATACAGTAGGGTTTATTCACGAGTTACCTAACTCCTTAATGGATGCCTTCCGTGCCACCTTGGAGGAAGTAACAGAAGCAGATGCCCTCATACATTTAGTGGATTTATCCCATCCTGCCTGGTTGAGTCACATTCGTTCAGTTCGGGATATTCTCGCTCAAATGCCCATCACTCCTGGGCCGTGCTTGGTTGTATTTAACAAAATCGATCAAGTCGATAGCGAAGCCCTGGCTTTAGCAAGGGAAGAATTTCCTCTGGCAGTGTTTATTTCTGCCAGTCAGCGTTTAGGCTTAGAAACCTTACGCCAGCGTCTGTCCCAGTTGATTCAATATGCTGTAGACGGCGATTGTTGA
- the grxC gene encoding glutaredoxin 3: MTAKVEIYTWTTCPFCIRAKNLLINKGVDFLEYTIDGDEVARSKMAEKANGRRSVPQIFINDEHIGGCDDIYALDRQGKLDDLLLT, from the coding sequence ATGACTGCAAAAGTAGAAATTTACACTTGGACTACTTGCCCATTTTGTATTCGTGCCAAAAACCTACTGATAAATAAGGGAGTTGATTTCCTCGAATATACTATTGATGGAGATGAGGTAGCCAGAAGTAAAATGGCTGAAAAAGCAAATGGTAGACGTTCTGTACCTCAAATTTTCATCAATGATGAACACATTGGTGGTTGTGACGATATTTACGCTTTAGACCGTCAGGGTAAATTAGACGACCTACTACTAACGTAA